In the Arachis ipaensis cultivar K30076 chromosome B10, Araip1.1, whole genome shotgun sequence genome, one interval contains:
- the LOC110262332 gene encoding uncharacterized protein LOC110262332: MEETGKEVSRVQMWDITHRKIDGSYVNEKAKEIAEKIEAYSSQQAVESTVNSPLDALGVVLGKEHPGRVRGLGMGAVPTVAFKNNTTRISQMNLGSSNDAGTSSTCSPNVQEELDTVKAQLQALVSYITSKEGGKIPVELAGMFPTRQISQGLDQESEIPSPRELGSRSSGASNKEA, from the exons ATGGAAGAGACGGGAAAAGAAGTTAGTAGGGTTCAAATGTGGGATATCACTCACAGAAAAATAGATGGAAGTTATGTTAATGAAAAGGCTAAAGAAATAGCG GAGAAGATTGAAGCATATAGTAGTCAACAAGCGGTGGAATCAACCGTTAATTCTCCTCTTGATGCTCTTGGAGTAGTTCTTGGGAAAGAGCACCCTGGTCGTGTTCGAGGTTTAGGCATGGGAGCTGTTCCAACAGTTGCTTTCAAGAACAACACTACAAGAATTAGTCAGATGAATTTAGGGTCTTCAAATGATGCTGGCACATCATCTACTTGTAGTCCAAATGTGCAAGAAGAGTTGGATACCGTTAAAGCGCAATTGCAAGCACTAGTCTCCTATATTACTTCTAAGGAAGGAGGTAAAATTCCAGTGGAATTGGCTGGAATGTTCCCTACTCGACAAATTTCACAG ggaTTGGATCAAGAGAGTGAGATTCCATCACCAAGAGAGTTAGGAAGTAGGTCTTCTGGAGCGAGCAACAAAGAAGCATGA